In the Natrinema sp. CBA1119 genome, TGCATCGCCGCGCACGTCACCGCTCTGGATATCGACACCGAAGACGACCGCATCGAGCGCACTCGTTCGCGTACTCACAGCGGGCCATAGGAACGAGACGGCTATAAATCCGACGCGGGTTCGCACTCCGATAGAGTCGGGTGACAGTCGGGAGCAGGGACGCGTTCTCCGGCCGAGTCGCTTATTCACTTGGTGAATGGAACAGCGGATTTTGATAGGTATCCGGTGAACGAAGTGTCCTGCTTTCGTGGCTACACGGAATCGCCACGCCCTCCCCAGCCGATTCGCTCGCTCTGCTCACGGTTCCCTTCAGTCACCGTTCGCTATCCGAGGCGCTCACAGTGTTCGCGCCTCGCACCGCTCGCTCATCCCTCGCGCAGTGTCATCGGCCACCCTCACTGCGTTCGGTTGGCCTCAAGCGCGCGCCACTGCACGCCGGGTGGCTGGTCCGAAGTGATCCGCAGTTCCCCTGTCTCGGACGGTAGCGTCGACTGGCCTACTCGCCGTCGGGATACGGAATCTCGAGCCCCTGTCCGTCGTCGGGAACGAACACGTTCTCGCCGTCGCCCGCGAAGACCTCGCGAGCCTGTTCCTCGTGATCGGCGGTGTGACCGGCGTAGCGCGAGGAGAGGTGCATGAGCGCGAGCCGATCCGCGCCGGCGCGGTTCGCGATTTCTGCGGCCTGACGGGCCGTCGAGTGGGCGGTGTCGGTCGCCCGATCGGCCCGGTCGTCGGCGAAGGTCGCGTCGTGGATCAGCAGGTCGGGGTCGTCCGCGACTTCGATCGTCGCCTGCGCGGGGCGGGTGTCACCGGTGTAGACGATCGATCGACCGGGGCGGGGGTCGCCGACGACCTGTTCGGGGTCGACGACGGTGCCGTTCTCGAGCCGGACGGACTCGCCCTCGTGGAGTCTCGAGAACTTCGGCCCGACGGGAACGCCGAGTTCTTCGGCGCGCTCGCGGTCGAACCGGCCCTTGCGGTCGTCCTCGACGAGCGCGTAGCCGACCGAGCGGGTGTCGTGGTCGGTGTCGAACGCGCGGACCTGGTACTCCTCGGCGCGATAGGGGACGTCGCCGCCGCCGACTTCGTTGATCCGCACCGGAAACGAGGGGCGGTTTCCGAGGGCGTTCACCAGCGATTTGAGCTGGGTACGCGTGCCGCGAGGGGTATGAATCGCCAGCGGTGCTTCGCGGTCGTTGAAGGCCATCGTCTGGAGCAGTCCCGGAATCCCGAGAACGTGGTCGCCGTGGAGGTGCGTGACGAACAGATTCGAGATGGAAAAGCCCGTCCCGAAGCGCATCATCTGGCGCTGGGTTCCCTCGCCGGCGTCGAACAGCAGCCCCTCGCCCTCGCGGGCGACGAAGACGCTGCTCGGGTTCCGCTCCGTCGTCGGAATCGCGCCGGCCGTCCCCAGAAACGTCACGCGCAGTGGCATCGGTACCCCTTCGGCGGGCCGCGACTAAACCGGCTTCGGATCGCTCGAGTCGAGTCTCGCGTTTCGCACTCCCCTCCTCGGGAGGGAATCGCGAGCCCGACCGTTCGGATCGCCCGTTAGCGACGAACAGATTCTCTGAACTCTCGTAACTGGCGATTATTCAGCAAAACTATCCCGAACCAAGTCGGTTGTCTGCGAACGGACTGCGCATTTTACGTCCGTCGAACACGAAGACGAGGACGACGACACCCCCAATGAGTTCGAGACTGACGTTCGGCACGCTGAAGCGGATCGGTGCGATTCTGATCGCGATCATGATCGTCATCGCCGCCGGTATCGTCGTCGGCCAGGCCCCCGCCATCTTCGGCGTCGAGGAGGACCCCGAGGCCTCGATCACGTTCGAGGATCAACAGGGCAACGGCTCCACTGTCACGGTGCAGTCGGTTACCCTTTCTGAGGGCGGCTACGTCGTCATCAGCGATGGCGGCGATGAGCCGCTGGCGGTCTCCGAACGCCTCGAGGCCGGCAGCCACGAGAACGTAACCCTCGAGCGCGAGGACGACGCGACCCGCGAACTCCTCGGGCAGCTGACCGCGACGGTTCATCGGGACACGTCGGACGACGAAGGGTACGCCTACGAGGCGAGCGGCGGCGAGGAGGATCAGCCCTATCTCGAGAATGGGTTCCCGGTCAGTGACACCGCGACGGTGACGACCGGCGACGATGCGGTCAGCGACTCGTTCATGGTCGAATCGATCGACGTGCCGGCGACGGCGACGACGAACGAGACGATCGAGGTGAACGCCACGATCCGAAATCCGACGGAGTTCCGGGCCCAACAGCCCGTCGAGGTCCGTATCGACGGGGCCGTCTTCGCGAGACAGGTGCTGGAACTCGAGGGCGGTGAGACCCGGACCGTGGCCCTCGAGACGGACACAAGCGGCGCACCGCCTGGGAACCAGTCGATCGGCGTCTACACCGAGGACGACGGGGAACTCGACCGGATCGATCTCGAGTTCCATACCGATCCGAGCGTCTCGGTCCAAACCGCGAGCGACGGGAACGTGACGGTCTCCGCGGCGATTCCCGAGGCGGGATTCGTCGCCCTCGAGCACGACGGCTCGATGATCGGCACGAGCGACGAACTCGAGCCCGGCGAGCACGAGAACGTCACCGTCGATCTCGCCAACGACACCGCCATCGACGAGAACGAGGAGCTGACGGCGAGCCTCTACGCGGGCGATCCGAACGACGTTGATTCGGCGTCGCCGATCGAGTTCGAGGGAGAACCGGTCGAAACGACGTTCACGCTCGCGGGTGCGGCCGAGAACTCGAGCGATGACGGTGACGGCTCCGACAACGAATCGACCGGCGAGTAGCCGTCCGTTCAATCGCCGAGTCGCTGCCGGTTCGACCGCCGAGTAACCGACCGATTCTTACCCGGCCCACCCCTACTGGCTGGCGATGGACGCGCCGCTGTGGACCGAAACCCACGCCCCGGAGCTGGCCGAGTTGCCACAGGACGACGCCCGCGAGTACCTCGAACGGGCCGTCGAGGAGCCGATCAACCTCCTCCTACAGGGCCCGCCCGGAAGCGGGAAGACGGCCGCGGCGCGCGCACTGGTCCGCGAGGCGCACGCGGATCCGGACAACGATTTCGTCGAGATCAACGTCGCCGACTTCTTCGGCCGGACCAAGACCGAGATCAAGAACGATCCCCGCTTCGAACACTTCCTCGTCGGCCGCTCGTCGATGTCCAAGCGGGACATGATCAACCACGTCCTCAAGGAGTCGGCGAGCTACGCGCCCGTTTCAGGGGGGTACACCACAATCTTGCTCGACAACGCCGAGGACGTCCGCGAGGACTTCCAGCAGGCCCTGCGCCGGATCATGGAGCAACACCACCGGACGACGCAGTTCATTGTCGCCACGCGCCAGCCGACCAAGCTCATCCCGCCGATCCGTTCGCGGTGTTTCCCCGTCTCTTTCCCCTCGCCGACCAGCGAGGAGATCGTCACCGTCCTCGAGCGCATTGTCGAGGAAGAGGAAGTCGCGTACGACGACGACGGCCTCGAGTTCGTCGCGGGCTACGCGAACGGCAACCTTCGACAGGCGATCCTCGCGGCCCAGACGACCGTCGAGAACGCGGGGGAACTCACGATGAGCGCGGCCTACGAGACGATCGGTGAGGTCGGTCTCGAGGACGAGGTCGAGGAAATGCTCGACGATGCCGAAGCCGGCGAGTTCACCGACGCGCGATCGACGCTGGACGACCTGCTCGTCGATGAGGGGTTAGACGGTAACGAGGTGCTGGACGTGATCCTCCGGGTCGCGCGCAAGCGCTACCAAGGCGAGCACCTCGCCGAGATCCACCGGCTGGCTGCCGATATCGACTTCGAGATGCACGAGGGAACGAGCGATCGAATTCACGTCTCGCATTTGCTCGCGGAGCTGGGTCGGGACGCCTGACGACTGTCCCCCTGATGGAGACTCACTGATGACGGACGATTCGCTCGACGAACGGCTCGCGGATCTCGAGTCGGGGCCCCCGTCTCGCTCTCCATCGTCGCTCGAGGACCCGGCTATCTCGAACGATGAACCGAAATCGATCACGCTGTTCACTCGTTTCTGGGCCGTGTTCATTCTCACACCGCAGGTTCGTATTCCCCTCAGTATCACGCCCGGTATCGGTGAGTCACCGACGGGAAACGCGATCATCCTCACGTCGCTGATCGGCGGCGTCGTCGTCGCCGAGTGCTTGCTCCGGCGGTTCGGACCGACCATCGTGTCCGCGCTCTCGGTGGGTTTTTTCGCTGCATTGCTGAGTGCTATCGGCGCGTTTGTCGGCTGGGTAGTCGCGACCGGCTCGTCCCCTCCCGATGTGGTGATCGGTACTGGGTTCCTCGTCGTTAGCGCCGTTACCACCGCTCACCGGTTCGAGCGGGCGGCAGTCAGTTGACGGCTCGTCAGGACGACGGCGTCTCGTTCGGCAGTCGATTCAGTCGACGTACGGGTTCTCGATATGCGTCGTTCCGCCCAGCCGATCGCTGATCCAGCCCGTCACGACGTCGAAAACGGTCACCAGCGGCGAGAGGGAGCGCTCAACCAGCGAGATCGGTCGCGCGACCGCCATCGCCCACCGCTGGGCGTTTCCCAGCCCGTACGACTTGGGGACGATCTCGCCGAACACGAGGACGACGACGCTGACGGCGACCGTCGCAGCGGTCACGGCGATTCCGGTGGGGAGGTAGGTGACGAAGACGACCGTCACGATGCTCGAGAGCGCCACGTTGACGACGTTGTTCCCGACCAGGACCGTCACGAGCAGCCTGTGCGGGTCGTCCCGCAGGGATTTGAGCGCGGTCGCTCGCCGATCGCCACCCGTCGCCCGTTCGTCGATCCACGCCGTCGGGAGCGTGAAGATCGCCGTCTCCGCGCTCGAGAAGAAGGCGCTACAACAGAGTAAGACGACGGTGGCACCGAGTCCGAACCACGCCAGCGTGAGATCGACCATGCCCTCGATTTCGGGACAACGTCCATGAAAGCGAGGGTTCAGCGGCCGATGTCGCGCCGATACGGAGCGTTATCCCGTCGCCGGACGAACGTCGGGTATGCCGACGCTTCTCGAGATCCACATTCGGAATCGCTTCCGCGTCCAGCCCAATCACGCGAACAACAACGACACGCTCCACGGCGGCAACCTGATGAAGTGGCTCGACGAGGTGAGCGCGATGTCGGCGATGCGTTTCGCCGGCGAGACCTGCGTCACGGCCCGGGTGAACGAACTCGACTTCGAGCGTCCGATTCAGATCGGCGATACGGCCCTCGTGGAGGCCTATACTGTCGGCTGTAACGGTGGCGGCGATTCGCCGTGATCGTCCGGTGAATCGCCTCACTGACTTACAGCCGACAGTATCTACGACGCCGGACGGACGAGCGTTCACGTCGCGCTGCGCGCCTGGCGCGAGGAACCCCGTAGCGGCGAGACCGAGAAAACGACCGAGTCGACGTTCACCTTCGTCGCCATCGACGAAAACGGCGAGAAGGTCACCGTCCCCGACCTCTCGGTCGAGACCGAGGAAGGAGCGCGGCTTCGGGATCGGGTTACCGAGATCGAGGACTGATACCACTCGTCTGTATATCCGGTTCAGTTCCGTCGTGCCGAACGCACAGAGTTGCCGTTACGATTCGTCGACGTTGTGAAAGCGCTCGAGTACTTCTTTCGGAACCGGATTGACGTACTCGAACGGTTCGTTGTCAGAGAGACGATCGAAGTCGCGATCGGTAGTCACCAGTGCGTCGGCATCGGTCTGTCGGGCGAGCGCGATATAAAAGCAGTCGTAGACATCGTGGTTCTTCTCCGCACTGATTTCGTAGGCGTCGAGGACGGTCTCGTCGTCCACGTCGACGAACTCGAGCGGGTACTGAAGAAGCGACGAAACGGCGTTTCGGGCTTCGTACGTGTCGAAGCCGAGATCCTCGAGTACCCACTGAATCCGGAGCGGAAGATAGCCGAAGACGATCAGTGAATCGCTACCGGTGAGCGCTGGAACCAGTTCCTCAGCGACGTATGGATGGCCGGGATGGTCGTCCACTAACTGAATCGACAGTGCGTTGAGGTCGGGCAAGACGCGTTTCGACCCCATCTTACCGACCACCGAAAGTCGCGTCACCCGCGTCCCGGAACGCCTCGTCACCCCACTTTTCTCCCCGCGTAAGCGTCTCGAGGTCGGGAAGTTCCCTGACGAGACGGATGTCGCCACCGTCGCGAACGACTCGGAACTCGGTCCCATCCTCGAGATTGAGTTCGTCACGGAGTTCCTTCGGAATCGTCAACCGGCCGCGTTGATTGATTCGTGCTGTTCCATACTCCTCGCTGGCAGTATCGTTTGTCCCGCTCATTCTATCACCCGTATCTAATCAAACGTAATCGTTCCCCATAAGATATGGGGATGGATAGGGGTCCATCATATCAATCACCACTGAACGGCTATCCACTCGGCTTGATGATGGCGCGTCGGGTCGCGAGTGAATCGACCGGGGAATGCGTAGCGACTCCCCGTCGCCACGATAGTAGCGTTCCCGCTGCAGTGCGGGTTCCGGCGCAGGCTCGGAGACGGTACTGCACTACCCTCACGACGATTGCCGCTCGAGCACCATCACGTACCGCGTCAGCGACCGATGGACCCGGCGCTCGAACGCGGACTCGAGTTCCCACCCGGCGGCTCTGGCCTCCCCGGCCCACGACCGATCGGCGACCACGACCGCTCGCGGGGCCACCCGACGGGCTTCCTCGAGCGCGCCGGCGACGAGGTCCGCGAGCCGATGCGTTTCGATCTTCGACTGACGCCCGTAGGGGGCGTCGAAGACGACGCCGTCGACCGCGTCGTCAGCCAGCGGCAGCCGGGTCGCGTCGCCCCGACCCACGTGCCACGATCCCCGCGACACGCCGGTCGGCGAGGGCTCGTCGCGCTCGAGGAAGTGCTCCAAATTTGTCCGCGCGCCCTCGACCATCTTCGCCTGCGCGTCGGTACCGATCACGTCCGCACCGACGAGGCCCGCCTCCACGAGCACGCCGCCGGTGCCACACATCGGG is a window encoding:
- the rnz gene encoding ribonuclease Z; translation: MPLRVTFLGTAGAIPTTERNPSSVFVAREGEGLLFDAGEGTQRQMMRFGTGFSISNLFVTHLHGDHVLGIPGLLQTMAFNDREAPLAIHTPRGTRTQLKSLVNALGNRPSFPVRINEVGGGDVPYRAEEYQVRAFDTDHDTRSVGYALVEDDRKGRFDRERAEELGVPVGPKFSRLHEGESVRLENGTVVDPEQVVGDPRPGRSIVYTGDTRPAQATIEVADDPDLLIHDATFADDRADRATDTAHSTARQAAEIANRAGADRLALMHLSSRYAGHTADHEEQAREVFAGDGENVFVPDDGQGLEIPYPDGE
- a CDS encoding AAA family ATPase, which gives rise to MDAPLWTETHAPELAELPQDDAREYLERAVEEPINLLLQGPPGSGKTAAARALVREAHADPDNDFVEINVADFFGRTKTEIKNDPRFEHFLVGRSSMSKRDMINHVLKESASYAPVSGGYTTILLDNAEDVREDFQQALRRIMEQHHRTTQFIVATRQPTKLIPPIRSRCFPVSFPSPTSEEIVTVLERIVEEEEVAYDDDGLEFVAGYANGNLRQAILAAQTTVENAGELTMSAAYETIGEVGLEDEVEEMLDDAEAGEFTDARSTLDDLLVDEGLDGNEVLDVILRVARKRYQGEHLAEIHRLAADIDFEMHEGTSDRIHVSHLLAELGRDA
- a CDS encoding DUF21 domain-containing protein, giving the protein MVDLTLAWFGLGATVVLLCCSAFFSSAETAIFTLPTAWIDERATGGDRRATALKSLRDDPHRLLVTVLVGNNVVNVALSSIVTVVFVTYLPTGIAVTAATVAVSVVVLVFGEIVPKSYGLGNAQRWAMAVARPISLVERSLSPLVTVFDVVTGWISDRLGGTTHIENPYVD
- a CDS encoding type II toxin-antitoxin system VapC family toxin — translated: MGSKRVLPDLNALSIQLVDDHPGHPYVAEELVPALTGSDSLIVFGYLPLRIQWVLEDLGFDTYEARNAVSSLLQYPLEFVDVDDETVLDAYEISAEKNHDVYDCFYIALARQTDADALVTTDRDFDRLSDNEPFEYVNPVPKEVLERFHNVDES
- a CDS encoding AbrB/MazE/SpoVT family DNA-binding domain-containing protein, with the protein product MSGTNDTASEEYGTARINQRGRLTIPKELRDELNLEDGTEFRVVRDGGDIRLVRELPDLETLTRGEKWGDEAFRDAGDATFGGR